The following are from one region of the Hylaeus volcanicus isolate JK05 unplaced genomic scaffold, UHH_iyHylVolc1.0_haploid 12258___fragment_4___debris, whole genome shotgun sequence genome:
- the LOC128882195 gene encoding uncharacterized protein LOC128882195 encodes MDSEVAAAALLVLVMARRNKKKTARKRRFWVSQLYKNRDTHVAESLMKDLSLTQFGNFCRMHATDFEHILNKIAPLISTQCTTFRASVSAKEKLAVALRFLASGDSFTSLTYLFKMSAQSISRSVFLVCEALIQTLKDHIKLPNTSEEWIQCANIFDETWNFPHAIGAIDGKHIMLQTTLNTGSEHNNDELFHSIVLFTLVDAKCNFLFIDVGRPIFDGVMFKHSAIYKKLEDHSLGLPDAKPLPGRSADVPFVILGDEAFALRTNIMRPYAGVRKKESSERTYNHRLGRARRVVENAFGVSSAVFRVLQKPLLVNSDKASLIVTAIMYLHNFLRSGSSSKIYCPPGELDSFVGDSLVEGNWRRDVSEAQTTGMQNMRPIRDRRAPELAEDVRKEFTDYFMQKGRLSGKGYRL; translated from the exons ATGGATTCCGAAGTCGCTGCTGCTGCGTTGCTAGTATTAGTAATGGCtcgaagaaataagaaaaaaaccgCACGAAAGCGGCGATTTTGGGTGTCCCAGTTGTACAAAAATCGTGACACACATGTCGCGGAATCGCTAATGAAGGACTTATCCCTCACACAATTCGGGAACTTCTGTCGCATGCATGCGACAGACTTCGAgcacattttaaataaaatagcaccGTTAATAAGTACGCAGTGTACGACCTTCCGGGCGAGTGTAAGCGCGAAGGAAAAGTTGGCGGTTGCACTGCGGTTCCTCGCCTCGGGAGACTCCTTCACCTCGTTGACATACTTATTCAAAATGTCTGCCCAAAGTATTTCGCGGAGCGTGTTCCTCGTGTGCGAAGCCCTTATTCAGACGTTGAAGGATCATATAAAG CTACCAAACACTTCCGAAGAATGGATCCAATGTGCTAATATATTTGACGAAACATGGAACTTTCCACATGCGATTGGTGCAATAGATGGCAAACATATAATGTTGCAGACAACACTAAATACCGGCTCAGAGCATAATAACGATGAACTATTCCACAGCATAGTCCTGTTTACATTAGTGGAtgcgaaatgtaattttttgtttattgacGTCGGGCGCCCCATTTTCGATGGGGTCATGTTTAAGCATTCTGCGATATACAAAAAGCTTGAAGACCACTCTCTGGGTCTTCCTGATGCAAAACCTCTTCCTGGTAGATCTGCAGACGTACCGTTTGTTATTTTGGGCGATGAAGCTTTTGCTTTACGCACAAATATAATGAGGCCGTATGCAGGTGTACGCAAGAAGGAGTCAAGTGAAAGGACTTATAATCATCGTTTAGGTAGAGCCCGGAGAGTAGTTGAAAATGCTTTTGGTGTATCATCAGCAGTGTTTCGAGTGCTTCAGAAACCTCTTCTAGTGAATTCCGACAAAGCTAGCCTGATTGTAACTGcaattatgtatttacataatttcctTCGATCTGGATCATCCAGTAAGATATATTGTCCACCGGGTGAATTGGATAGTTTTGTTGGGGACAGTCTTGTCGAAGGAAACTGGAGAAGGGATGTTTCCGAAGCACAGACCACTGGAATGCAAAATATGCGCCCCATACGAGATCGGCGGGCTCCGGAATTAGCGGAAGACGTTAGAAAGGAATTCACGGACTATTTCATGCAGAAAGGTCGCCTTTCGGGAAAAGG ATATCGGCTGTAG
- the LOC128882198 gene encoding 28S ribosomal protein S15, mitochondrial, giving the protein MNLATTTRLFCGRINNIHKLGGYVTRDIATVENFKIKWSRAPVIREIDPRQSGDLGLDIHVDQNDIRLYYENSKEWEGANDLVRKMFSIKFQRAKEVRNLKREKAMALVKRHVCDRGSTESRIAAMTSEILYFQQFMKKYPRNVIMKVYLKELIDKRRKFLNDLRKWDYKRFEWVLERMNLVFKATPVKEGPVSRKDSLRILTQQHCDNIVQSKLDAYKKELKAQQKTFYREKAEKLAFILKEEKKWGLEPSVTEEDIEAARKKAEELSN; this is encoded by the exons ATGAATCTAGCAACAACTACTAGATTATTTTGtggaagaataaataatattcataagtTAGGAGGTTATGTGACTCGAGATATTGCCACAGTTGAGAACTTCAAAATCAAATGGTCTCGAGCACCTGTGATTCGTGAAATAGATCCCAGACAAAGTGGTGATTTGGGTTTAGATATACATGTCGATCAAAATGACATTCGTCTTTATTACgaaaattctaaagaatgGGAGGG CGCTAACGATCTTGTAAGGAAGATGTTCTCCATAAAATTTCAACGTGCGAAAGAAGTGAGAAATTTGAAGAGAGAAAAAGCAATGGCACTAGTAAAACGGCATGTTTGCGATCGAGGTTCTACAGAATCCAGAA TTGCAGCAATGACGAGTGAAATACTGTACTTTCAgcaatttatgaaaaaatatccaaGAAACGTAATCATGAAAgtatatttgaaagaattgaTTGACAAAAGGAGGAAATTCCTCAACGATTTACGTAAATGGGACTACAAGCGATTTGAATGGGTTCTTGAACGGATGAATCTTGTTTTTAAAGCTACACCAGT AAAAGAAGGTCCGGTATCAAGAAAAGATTCACTGAGAATACTAACGCAACAGCATTGCGATAACATCGTTCAAAGCAAATTGGATGCAtataaaaaggaattaaaagCGCAACAGAAAACTTTTTACCGTGAAAAGGCTGAAAAATTagcgtttattttaaaagaagaaaaaaaatggggaTTGGAACCATCTGTAACAGAAGAGGATATTGAGGCTGCACGGAAAAAAGCAGAGGAATtgtcaaattaa